Proteins encoded in a region of the Scomber scombrus chromosome 16, fScoSco1.1, whole genome shotgun sequence genome:
- the ppt2b gene encoding lysosomal thioesterase PPT2: MKGSRSDIKSRRRGSSSGAARLLYPLLGACLWAAVVAYKPVVIVHGLFDSSGDFKNLLTFINESHPGTNVTVIDLFDRSASLQPMWKQVEGFKEAIYPIMQNAAEGVHFICYSQGGLICRGILSTLSNHNVHTFISLSSPQAGQYGDTDYLKYLFPQFMKSNLFHLCYTGIGQRISICNYWNDPHHRDLYLNSSDYLALLNSERPNPNSTEWKKNFLKITKLVLIGGPDDGVITPWQSSQFGFYDDNETVVEIQNQDLYLRDVFGLKTLAARGDLILCSVPGVEHIYWHSNETVFHLCMEKWLQ; this comes from the exons ATGAAGGGCTCCCGTTCTGATATCAAAAGCCGGAGGAGGGGCAGCAGCAGCGGGGCAGCCAGGCTCCTCTACCCGCTGCTCGGTGCGTGTCTCTGGGCTGCAGTGGTCGCATACAAGCCGGTGGTCATTGTACACGGTCTGTTCGACAGCTCAGGGGATTTTAAAAACTTACTGACCTTCATTAACGAG TCTCACCCTGGAACAAATGTGACGGTCATCGACTTGTTCGACAGGAGCGCCAGCCTGCAGCCCATGTGGAAGCAGGTGGAGGGATTCAAAGAAGCTATTTACCCGATAATGCAAAACGCAGCAGAGGGAGTCCACTTTATCTGCTACTCTCAAG GTGGGCTGATTTGCAGGGGGATCCTCTCCACTCTGTCCAACCACAAcgttcacaccttcatctcgcTGTCATCGCCTCAGGCCGGACAGTACGGAG ACACAGACTACTTGAAGTACCTTTTCCCTCAGTTTATGAAGTCCAACCTGTTTCACCTCTGCTACACTGGAATAGGACAGAGGATATCCATCTGTAACTACTGGAACG aCCCCCACCACAGAGACCTGTACCTGAACAGCAGTGATTATTTGGCTCTGCTCAACAGTGAGAGACCAAATCCAAATTCAACAG AGTGGAAGAAAAACTTCCTCAAAATCACAAAGCTGGTGTTGATCGGAGGCCCGGACGACGGAGTCATCACTCCCTGGCAGTCGAG TCAGTTTGGATTTTATGACGACAACGAGACCGTCGTTGAGATCCAGAACCAAGAC CTCTACTTGAGAGATGTTTTTGGTCTGAAGACGCTGGCGGCTCGAGGCGATCTGATCTTGTGTTCTGTTCCCGGCGTGGAACACATCTATTGGCACTCGAATGAGACTGTGTTCCACCTGTGCATGGAGAAATGGCTGCAGTAG
- the rps5 gene encoding 40S ribosomal protein S5 — MTEWETAPAVAETPEIKLFGKWSTDDVQINDISLQDYIAVKEKYAKYLPHSGGRYAAKRFRKAQCPIVERLTNSMMMHGRNNGKKLMTVRIVKHAFEIIHLLTGENPLQVLVNAIINSGPREDSTRIGRAGTVRRQAVDVSPLRRVNQAIWLLCTGAREAAFRNIKTIAECLADELINAAKGSSNSYAIKKKDELERVAKSNR, encoded by the exons A TGACTGAGTGGGAGACTGCCCCCGCCGTGGCCGAGACCCCTGAGATCAAGCTCTTTGGCAAGTGGAGCACAGATGATGTTCAGATCAACGACATCTCCCTGCAG GATTACATTGCTGTGAAAGAGAAGTACGCCAAGTACCTGCCACACTCTGGGGGACGTTATGCCGCCAAGCGTTTCCGCAAGGCCCAGTGCCCCATCGTGGAGCGTCTCACCAACTCCATGATGATGCACGGCCGCAACAACGGCAAGAAGCTGATGACAGTGCGCATCGTCAAGCACGCCTTCGAGATCATCCACCTGCTGACCGGAGAG AACCCCCTCCAGGTCTTGGTGAATGCCATCATCAACAGTGGACCCCGTGAGGACTCCACCCGTATTGGTCGTGCCGGTACCGTCAGGAGGCAGGCTGTGGATGTGTCCCCTCTCCGCAGAGTCAACCAG GCCATCTGGCTGCTGTGCACAGGAGCAAGAGAAGCTGCTTTCAGGAACATCAAGACCATCGCCGAGTGCCTGGCTGATGAGCTGATCAACGCAGCTAAG ggTTCATCTAACTCCTACGCCATCAAGAAGAAAGACGAGTTGGAGAGAGTTGCCAAGTCCAACCGTTAA
- the ddah2 gene encoding N(G),N(G)-dimethylarginine dimethylaminohydrolase 2: protein MANMCPYGRFTHAVVRGIPETFGETAGDGGKNGDVSVDLAKAQRQFGCLTGALRQKVGLQLIEIPPDPELPESWRIDDVAVIQGDTALITRPFKQQRRSEAEAVRRVMSELNLTVVEMGGEEGDSGGATLEGSDVLFTGREFFVGISSHTNRRGAEVLADTFRDFAVSTVPVCGGARLKNICSMGGPDTIIISNSDGAKKTLRMMEQLTDHHYEVLTVPEESAANCIYIKGSSKRDFLLHRPAEECPDSVSAFQKLQDYTLLPTASSEASKLGASLSSLCLLINRKHTYFT from the exons ATGGCAAACATGTGCCCATATGGTCGATTCACCCACGCTGTAGTGCGAGGCATCCCAGAGACCTTTGGGGAAACGGCGGGAGACGGTGGCAAGAACGGGGACGTCTCAGTGGACCTGGCCAAGGCTCAGCGTCAGTTCGGTTGCCTGACAGGAGCCCTGAGACAGAAAGTGGGCCTGCAGCTGATCGAGATCCCCCCTGACCCCGAGCTGCCCGAGAGCTGGAGGATAGACGACGTGGCGGTCATCCAGGGAGACACGGCACTCATCACCCGACCCTTCAAACAGCAGAGACGCAGCGAG GCCGAGGCAGTGCGGAGGGTGATGTCAGAGCTGAACCTGACCGTGGTCGAGATGGGGGGCGAAGAGGGGGACTCTGGAGGCGCCACGCTGGAGGGCAGCGACGTCCTCTTTACGGGGAGAGAGTTCTTTGTCGGCATCTCGTCCCACACCAACCGCAGAGGAGCCGAGGTGCTGGCAGACACTTTCAGG GACTTTGCCGTTTCCACCGTCCCCGTCTGCGGTGGAGCCCGGCTGAAGAACATCTGCTCCATGGGAGGTCCggacaccatcatcatcagcaaCAGTGACGGGGCCAAGAAGACACTtcgg ATGATGGAACAGCTGACCGATCACCACTATGAAGTGCTGACTGTCCCGGAGGAATCAGCGGCCAACTGCATCTACATAAAGGGCTCGTCCAAGCGAGACTTCCTGCTCCACCGGCCTGCAGAGGAATGTCCCGACAGCGTGTCC gCTTTCCAGAAGCTGCAGGACTACACCCTCCTGCCTACAGCCAGCAGCGAGGCCTCCAAACTGGGAGCGTCTCTGTCCTCGCTGTGCCTCCTCATCAATAGAAAGCACACATacttcacataa
- the LOC133997060 gene encoding prostate stem cell antigen-like encodes MPRSLLLIVLLCCLPLATCLHCYTCVFPSISPLDCLKFPQECPAGQLCLSSTATGIRGPLQVTMYEKSCALPTQCGISGQKFTTGLYFNYTNVCCDTDLCNAAVTAAALSWGRVVLCLLPALSLLLA; translated from the exons ATGCCTCGTTCACTTCTTCTGATTGTGCTCCTATGTTGTCTTCCTCTGGCAA CCTGTTTGCACTGTTACACCTGCGTGttcccctccatctctcctctggACTGCCTAAAGTTTCCCCAGGAATGCCCGGCTGGACAACTCTGCCTGTCGAGCACTGCGACGGGAATacgag GTCCTCTACAGGTGACGATGTACGAGAAAAGCTGCGCTCTTCCCACCCAGTGTGGCATTAGTGGGCAGAAATTCACCACAGGTCTGTACTTCAACTACACCAACGTCTGCTGTGATACGGACCTGTGTAACGCGGCTGTGACCGCTGCTGCCCTCAGCTGGGGACGAGTGGTGCTCTGCCTGCTGCCTGCGCTCAGTCTCCTGCTGGCCTGA